A stretch of the Uranotaenia lowii strain MFRU-FL chromosome 3, ASM2978415v1, whole genome shotgun sequence genome encodes the following:
- the LOC129752452 gene encoding uncharacterized protein LOC129752452, with the protein MTSIETEEEAVKLADEVRWIHAQGGFEIRNWLSNSSYVVKSLHEEPIVEKNLSVGPEMSTEKVLGMWWDTTTDTFAFKLSPKHDAELLSGARIPTKREVLRTLMTMRFGAPYLMWDDEINARLSEKWLTWIETLSNVRQVRIPRCYRTTTSAESSNSIELHIFCDASENGMAAVGYFRFEEEGKVECALIGSKTRVAPLKFLSIPRLELQAAVVGARLAGSIVSSHRIRITRRIFWTDSRDVVCWLRSDHRRYSQFVAFRISELLDTTEVGEWRWLPTKQNVADEGTKWQRLPDFQPESRRFRGPDFLQEPENSWPGDAGDQETTMEEIRASVLHHQGTKPLIISFERFSKWKRLLRSKTTLVRGALTQEELKLAENTIYRCVQQQAFPDKVRLIRSRVKEDSPWERTLPKSSALYNLNPVIDEHGVLRMRGRIGTCEWADEATKDPVILPRHHHVTNLLIAD; encoded by the exons ATGACAAGCATCGAAACCGAGGAGGAGGCGGTGAAGCTAGCTGATGAGGTAAGATGGATCCATGCGCAAGGAGGTTTCGAGATCCGAAACTGGCTTTCAAACTCCAGTTATGTCGTTAAAAGTCTGCATGAGGAGCCAATCGTGGAGAAGAACCTGAGTGTCGGTCCGGAGATGTCAACAGAAAAGGTCCTCGGGATGTGGTGGGACACTACAACTGACACCTTCGCATTCAAGTTGTCACCGAAACACGACGCGGAGCTGCTATCTGGTGCCAGGATACCTACGAAACGGGAAGTCCTTAGAACCCTGATGACAAT GAGATTTGGCGCTCCGTATCTGATGTGGGACGACGAGATCAACGCACGACTAAGCGAAAAGTGGCTGACGTGGATCGAAACTCTGTCGAATGTCCGACAGGTCAGGATTCCTCGTTGCTACCGTACTACGACATCCGCTGAATCCAGTAACAGCATCGAACTCCACATCTTCTGTGATGCCAGCGAGAATGGAATGGCTGCCGTAGGATATTTCAGATTCGAGGAAGAAGGGAAGGTGGAGTGTGCTCTGATCGGATCGAAAACTCGTGTGGCGCCGTTGAAATTTCTCTCGATTCCTCGCCTCGAGCTGCAAGCCGCAGTAGTTGGAGCACGTCTCGCCGGCAGCATTGTGAGTTCGCATAGAATCCGGATCACACGACGCATTTTCTGGACCGATTCCCGCGATGTAGTGTGCTGGCTACGGTCTGATCATCGGCGCTATAGCCAATTTGTGGCCTTCAGGATCAGCGAACTGCTCGATACGACGGAAGTGGGAGAGTGGAGATGGCTGCCGACTAAGCAGAACGTAGCGGACGAAGGAACTAAGTGGCAAAGGTTGCCGGACTTTCAGCCGGAAAGTCGTCGGTTTCGAGGACCAGACTTCCTACAAGAACCCGAAAATTCGTGGCCTGGCGATGCTGGAGATCAAGAAACGACTATGGAAGAGATCCGTGCCAGCGTTCTACACCACCAAGGAACCAAACCACTGATCATTTCATTCGAACGTTTTTCGAAATGGAAACGACTTTTGCGGTCC AAAACCACCCTAGTAAGAGGCGCTCTGACGCAGGAGGAGTTGAAGCTGGCTGAGAACACGATCTACCGATGTGTTCAGCAGCAGGCTTTCCCGGACAAAGTTCGATTGATTCGCAGCCGAGTAAAAGAAGATTCACCTTGGGAACGTACTCTACCGAAATCCAGTGCGCTATACAACCTGAATCCAGTCATCGATGAGCACGGTGTTCTACGAATGCGGGGACGTATCGGTACCTGTGAATGGGCAGATGAGGCTACAAAAGATCCCGTTATACTCCCGAGGCATCATCATGTTACCAACCTGTTGATTGCTGATTAG